The genomic interval AATGTCCAAAAAATGTCTCCATTTTTGCGTTATCTAGACAATTACCTTTACGTGACATAGATTGAATAATATTTAATTCCTTTAGTTTATTTACATACATTGAATTAGTATAATGTAAACCCTGGTCTGAATGGATTAAGGTATTTTTTAGATTTTCTTCTCCATATCTTTCAACAAGTTGATTAATTACATCTAACGATAAATCTAGACTTAGATTTTGAGATACTTTCCAAGCTACAATTTCACGTGTACAAAGATCCTTAATTACAGATAAATAATATCGATAACCATTAAAAATTAAGTATGTGATATCAGTCGCGAATACTGTACCAGGTTCATCAACATCAAAATTTCTATCTAATACATTTTCAAATGTATGATGATTTTTATATGAGTCTTTTAAATGTTTATAGGGATTTTTAATCCTTACTGTAGAACGTATACCATTCTTTTTCATTAAACGATAAACTTTTTTAGGGTTCATTACTACACCTAAATCATTTCTTAGATGCATTGTAATTCTTTGATATCCAAATTCTTTATTTTTTACCCACAAATCACTTATTAATTTAAAATCTGATTTGTCTTGTAACTCTCTTTGTCTTCTCTTGTTAGCAGATTTAATCCATTTATAATAACCAGATCTTGATACATTAAAATATTTACATAATGTTTGTATTGGTACATTAATTTTAGTTTTTAAATCATCGATAAATTGAAATACTAATTGAGTTGGAACATATTTATTTTCTTTTATTTTCACCTTCCTTCCTTGCCATAATTGCTTTTTTAATGCTTCAATCTCCTGCCTTTGCGCTTCTATTATTTTCTCCTGTATTAATACTTTTTCATCAGCTGTTATTGCTTCTTTCTTTGGTCTTCCTGATTTACCATTTATATTACGACCTCTTGATTCATTAAAAAATGATTCTTTTCCCTTTTCTTCATATTGTTTAGTCCAGTTTGTTATGTAAGTATTACTTTTAGGTTCTTTATAGGGTAATCCATGACTTTCAAATATTTCTCTTATAGATACTCCCTTTTTCTTTAACTCAACTGCTTTAATTTTAAATTCAGGTGCATATTGGATTGTCTTACCAACTTTCCTAACATAGGGATTCTTTTCTAATTCATCTCTATGTTTTTTTATATAATCTTTAATTCTTAATTTCTTCTTCATTAGTACATCTCCCTTAGTTATCTAAATTTATTATAAAATAAAATACCTACATAGCCAACACCTTTTTATTTAGTGTCTACTATATAGGTATAATATCACTTAATCTTCTCTAAATGTATTTATTTACTTAATTATTTATGGTTTTTTCTTTTACAACATAAACATAATGTTTCCATATATTGGCGAATTGATCTAATTTATATAAACGATTTACCTTGTCATCAGATCTTGCTGCTGGGTCATTAACAATAACATAGTCAATACCGTCAACTTCTTTAAACCCTCGGACAACAAGTAAGTGACCACCAGGATAAGTCATAACACTTTCCCCATCACTTTTTAATGGTAACCCGTCTAACTGTGATGAATCTTTAACCGTAACGGATACAGCAACTGGATTTCCTTTCGCAATTAGGAGCTTTAACTCATCAATACTTGAAAGTCTTGACACATACCCTTCTAAATCTAAAGCACCAGCTACAGCTACATTATAA from Mycoplasmatota bacterium carries:
- a CDS encoding IS3 family transposase, which translates into the protein MKKKLRIKDYIKKHRDELEKNPYVRKVGKTIQYAPEFKIKAVELKKKGVSIREIFESHGLPYKEPKSNTYITNWTKQYEEKGKESFFNESRGRNINGKSGRPKKEAITADEKVLIQEKIIEAQRQEIEALKKQLWQGRKVKIKENKYVPTQLVFQFIDDLKTKINVPIQTLCKYFNVSRSGYYKWIKSANKRRQRELQDKSDFKLISDLWVKNKEFGYQRITMHLRNDLGVVMNPKKVYRLMKKNGIRSTVRIKNPYKHLKDSYKNHHTFENVLDRNFDVDEPGTVFATDITYLIFNGYRYYLSVIKDLCTREIVAWKVSQNLSLDLSLDVINQLVERYGEENLKNTLIHSDQGLHYTNSMYVNKLKELNIIQSMSRKGNCLDNAKMETFFGHFKDECEYYDATDIKSLRFILNDYMNYYNHKRYQWTLKKMAPAQYRSHLLAA